CGGCGGTGCTGTTCCGGCGCGTGCTCGTGTGCGTGTTGGTTATCCGGAGAGTGTGCCATCGCCTAAGGCTTTGCGTGATGAGGCTAAGCGTGGGACGTTGGCGCGGGCTCTTGCGGCTGGTGGTGACTGATGGCGGTTGTGTGGCCTGATATTGAGGCTTTGCTTATCTCTGCTGCTAAGCCACTGTTTGCGGCCCGGACTGAGCCTTATGCGGCTGGTGTTCACGTCTCCAACAAGATGCCGACACTGCCGAATGGTACGCCGATTCGCAAGGATCGCATGGTGATTATCCGTGATGATTCAGGCAACCAGCTCGATGTTGTGCGTGACCTTGTCCGGGTGGGTGTCCAGTTTTGGGGGCCGACTCGTGAGGACGCGAAGGACCTTGCCGAGCTTGGGCGAGCGTTATTCAATTCCATGGCTGGCACGGGGCCTATCAAGAAGATCAAATGCACTCTGCGGCCCGTGTTTGTCGAGGATGCGCAACCGTTCTTCTACGCGACTTTTGAGCTGATCGTCAAGGGTCGAAACCTGTAACCCCTGCGCACTAAACCTTCCGAGCCTATGGGCTCTTTTTTATTGCCTGCGGGCAGATAGGAATCACATCATGGCTGACCCCATTGCGCCCGAACTGGACGCGCAGAACACTCGTGTTGGCGTTACCGGCGCCGTCTATGTTGGCGAGTCCGGAGCAACCGCCCCCACATCCGCAACAGCCGCTGTCACCGGGCATAAGGGCCTTGGGTACATCAACGAGGACGGTGTTGAGGAAACCCTTGACCGTTCCGTTGACAAGCTCAAGGCGTGGCAGAACGCGGCTGTTGTCCGCACTGTTGTGACCGAGGCCGCCCTGTCGTACAAGTTCATCATGATCGAGGAAACGGCTGACACGGTTGGCCTGTTCTACTCGACCACTGTTGACACTGCGACGGGCAAGGTTGTTATCGACCCCGGCGCCACGTCCGGCCCGCTCCCGTTTGTTATCGACGTCATTGACGGCACGGACGTTATCCGTGCCGTGTTCACTGGCGAGGTTGGCGAGACCGAGGCGATCACCTACGCATCCGGTGAGCTGATCGGCTACGGCGTGACCGTGAACGTTATCGGCAAGGTCACGAAGTACTACACCTCGCTGATCGAGTAATCAAGAATCCCTTGCCCGGTGGCGCGCAGGCTACCGGGCAAGGGGCACCACCAACTGCGCATAACACCCAAAAACTTTTTAGGAGATTGACATGGCTGCGCCCAAGCAACCCCAAGACCGCAAACTCAAAGCCGCTGAGGCAGACGCGCTCAAGGCCCCGTTCGAATATGTTGGAGCAGATGGTGAGACTAAGACTCTCCCGTTCTTCTCACCTACCGCTGCAGGCCTGACCTCTGGCGACTTGCGGAAGAACCGCAACAACGAGCTTGAGCTTCTATACATCATCATTGAGGCTTTGGCTGATGATGCCCAACTGGAGTCGTTGGATGCTCTTAGCGTGGAGCGCTTTGGCGAAGTCACGCGGGACTGGCAGGAAGCGACCGGTGCTGAACTCCCCAAATAATCGCGCTTCTCGACGCGGCTAATGAGCACTTGGAGGCGTTCGAGTATGACTGGCGGGTTCGTTTCCATCGGTCATTCTCGGACGTTCTCACGGGGCTCATGTCGTTTCGGGAAGCGTGGAATTTGGTGGGGATCCTGGCCAGTGATCCGTCGTCGCAGATTGGTGCGGCAATGGCGGGCTGGGATGGGCCAAAGTCCGCTGAGTGGTTGATCCTCGCGGACTTGTACGACCTGCAGCACATGTCGAAGGCGAAGCGTAATCCGAAGCCTTACCCGCGCCCGAAGTCGAAGAAGGCGCCAACTAAACGGGTTGGCAAGACGCAGCTGGCAACGGCGGACGCTATAAAACTTCTGCAGTCGATTAGCCCACTGCGTAAGGCGGGCCCATATCGCGGGCCCGATGGGCGGTTCGCTAAGCGCCCTGCCTAAATGCTGCACCCACCCATGCGGTGGGTGCAGCACACAAATTTCATAGCGACCTCTGCGCGGCGCACTACACACCTTAGGGGGTCCGAATGGCGGAAGTCGGGACACTGTACGCGACCTTGAGCGTTTCCGCTCGTGGCATCTCGCAGCAGATCAGTAACCAGATGGGCCAAGCAGGTTCCGCTGGTGGGGCTGCGGCACAGCGCGGGTTCCTGTCCAATACGGTCGGCCTTGTAGGCAAAACAGTTGGTATCGCTGCTGGGGCTGTTGGCGTCATTGGCGGGATCATTGGTGGGCTCGCGGTCAAGGGCGGCATCTCTAAGGCCTTGGCTATCGAGGATGCACAAGCGAAGCTAACGGGCTTGGGGCACTCTACTGAGAACGTGCAAACCATCATGGACAATGCACTTGCCTCCGTGAAGGGTACTGCCTTTGGGCTTGGCGAGGCTGCTGGCGTGTCTGCTGGTGCTGTTGCTGCTGGCATTGCGCCCGGCAAGGAACTTACCCGCGTCCTGAAGCTGACGGCTGACGCAGCGACCATTGCGGGAACTGACATGGGCTCCATGGGATCCATCTTCAACAAGGTCGCCGCATCGGGCAAGTTGCAGGGCGATGTGATCGCGCAGCTGCAGGATGCTGGCGTGCCGGTGCTTCAGTTCGTCGCCAAGGAGATGGGTGTAACGGCTGGCGAGGCATCAAAGATGGCCTCCGCTGGCAAGGTTGATTTTGAGACGTTCGCAAATGCAATGGAGAAGGGTCTTGGCGGGGCGGCGCTCAAGTCTGGCGACACCACACGCGGTGCATTTGCCAACATGAAGGCAAGCTTCTCTAACTTCGGCATGGTCTTGACTGGCTGGTTTATGCCGCTCATGAAGAACGTGTTTGGCGCTGTCAACAAGGGGATGGATGCGCTGACTAGCATCCTGAAACCATTCTCCACGGCGTTCGGTGAAGCGTTCCAAGCTAAGGCCGGCCCGATCATTGACGGATTCGCGGGCAAGCTCGCATCCGGATCGAAGGAGGCTGCTAGTTCAATCAGCGCCCTGGTGTTCGGGTTCGAGTCTGGCGCCGATGGGATTACCTCATCTGGCTTCAATGGCGTCCTTGAGGGCGTCGGCTGGAAGTTGCGGGGTGCCGCTGACGAGGTGAAGGGCGGTTTAACAGCATTCGGCGCAGCATTCAAGGATGGTGGCACCGACATCACTTCGAGTGGCTTTGCTGGGGTGCTGGAAACTTTGGGCCTTGTCTTCGGTAACCTCTGGGACGCAATCGGACCCACTGTGACCAACCTTGGGCCCAAGCTACTTACTCTTGCCACGTCGTTCTCACCGTTGCTGATCATCCTCGACGCGCTATTGCCGGTCCTGCCTGGGCTGTCCCTTGCTTTGGGCTCCCTGGCTGTCGTGGTCGGTGACATGCTGGCTGGCGCCATGGAGTTCTTGGCCCCCATTATCGAAACTGTCCTTGGCGGCTTGGCCGTGTTCCTGTCAAACCTGACTAGCACGGAGGCTGGGGCCACTGCATTGGCAACGGGTATTGGTGTGCTTGTGGGCGGCATCGTCGCCTACAAACTGGTCATGGGGACCATTGCTGCCGTGACCAAGGGATGGGCTATTGCTCAGGGCATCTTGAACGCTGTCATGGCGATCAACCCTATATTCCTGATCATCGCCGCCATTGCTTTACTCGTGGCTGGAATCGTTCTGCTGGTCATGAACTGGGACACGGTCATCGGCTTCTTCAAGGGTGCTTGGGATGGTTTCGTGGGCTGGTTCACCGGCATCATGGACGGTTTCCTTGGCTGGTGGGGCGGCGTCTGGGATGGGTTCCTAGGATTCGTTACCCCGATCTGGGATCGCATCGTGAGTATCTTTCAGGTGGCATGGGCTGTGATCGTGACCGTCGTGACGACGTACATCAACATCGTCCTGACAGTCATTCAGGCAGTGTGGGAAACGATAAAGGTCGTTTTCTCCACCGCGTGGGAAGTAATCAAGACGATCATCGCTACGGCCCTGTCGATCATCATCGCCGTTTTTACTGGCAACTTTGATCAGATCGTTGTTCTGCTCGCGTCTGCGTGGCTGAAAATCACGGGGCTGTTTTCTGGCGCGTTCACTGCCATTGGCGTGATCGTGGCAGGCGCTTGGGAGAGCATCAAGGGCCTTTTCTTTGGCGCTGTAACAGGCATCGTGGATCTCTTGTCAGGCGCTT
This genomic interval from Arthrobacter sp. PAMC 25486 contains the following:
- a CDS encoding tape measure protein; its protein translation is MAEVGTLYATLSVSARGISQQISNQMGQAGSAGGAAAQRGFLSNTVGLVGKTVGIAAGAVGVIGGIIGGLAVKGGISKALAIEDAQAKLTGLGHSTENVQTIMDNALASVKGTAFGLGEAAGVSAGAVAAGIAPGKELTRVLKLTADAATIAGTDMGSMGSIFNKVAASGKLQGDVIAQLQDAGVPVLQFVAKEMGVTAGEASKMASAGKVDFETFANAMEKGLGGAALKSGDTTRGAFANMKASFSNFGMVLTGWFMPLMKNVFGAVNKGMDALTSILKPFSTAFGEAFQAKAGPIIDGFAGKLASGSKEAASSISALVFGFESGADGITSSGFNGVLEGVGWKLRGAADEVKGGLTAFGAAFKDGGTDITSSGFAGVLETLGLVFGNLWDAIGPTVTNLGPKLLTLATSFSPLLIILDALLPVLPGLSLALGSLAVVVGDMLAGAMEFLAPIIETVLGGLAVFLSNLTSTEAGATALATGIGVLVGGIVAYKLVMGTIAAVTKGWAIAQGILNAVMAINPIFLIIAAIALLVAGIVLLVMNWDTVIGFFKGAWDGFVGWFTGIMDGFLGWWGGVWDGFLGFVTPIWDRIVSIFQVAWAVIVTVVTTYINIVLTVIQAVWETIKVVFSTAWEVIKTIIATALSIIIAVFTGNFDQIVVLLASAWLKITGLFSGAFTAIGVIVAGAWESIKGLFFGAVTGIVDLLSGAWTSITTTATTVWESIIGFFQSIPGRIVNAIISLATLYVQFGQWIGEMKDAAIGKFTELVVWVITLPGQIVSALGNTGALLVDAGKNILTGFLSGLTAGFEKVKGFVGGIGKWIADNKGPKPYDLALLVPAGGWIMTGLDKGLQAGIPSIKSTLGDVSATIQSGVNVPAAPEFAGSAAGSSSGAGAGGGLNFSGATFSALDPEGLARKVEDRVLHRLRNAGVTA